A stretch of Manis javanica isolate MJ-LG chromosome 1, MJ_LKY, whole genome shotgun sequence DNA encodes these proteins:
- the RNASEH1 gene encoding ribonuclease H1 isoform X2, with amino-acid sequence MTRLLAVAHRAAWAVVRCSGRDRGALSMFYAVRRGRKPGVFLTWAECRAQVDRFPAARFKKFATEEEAWAFVRTSPGPDGSEGQKNEHVQEPQVKVSKRLREPLGEDERAEPCAKHVKQNPEPVPSVSKDTFSYMGEFVVVYTDGCCSSNGRRRARAGIGVYWGPGHPLNVGIRLRGRQTNQRAEIHAACKAIEQAKTQNITKLVLYTDSMFTINGITSWVQGWKEKGWRTSTGKEVINKEDFMELERLAQGMDIQWMHVPGHSGFMGNEEADRLAREGAKQSED; translated from the exons ATGACCAGGCTGTTGGCCGTGGCGCACAGAGCCGCTTGGGCCGTCGTGCGCTGCAGCGGCCGGGACCGCGGCGCGCTCAGCATGTTCTACGCCGTGAGGAGGGGCCGCAAGCCCGGCGTCTTCCTGACCTG GGCCGAGTGCAGGGCCCAGGTGGATCGGTTTCCTGCCGCCAGGTTCAAGAAGTTTGCCACCGAAGAGGAGGCCTGGGCCTTTGTCAGAACGTCGCCAGGCCCCGACGGCTCCGAAG GGCAGAAAAATGAACATGTACAAGAACCACAAGTGAAAGTGAGCAAGCGCCTCCGCGAGCCGTTGGGTGAAGATGAACGTGCAGAGCCGTGTGCAAAGCATGTAAAACAGAACCCAGAGCCGGTGCCTTCAGTCAGCAAAGACACATTCTCTTACATGG GAGAATTCGTCGTCGTCTACACTGATGGCTGCTGCTCCAGTAATGGGCGGAGGAGGGCACGCGCAGGAATTGGTGTTTACTGGGGGCCAGGCCATCCTTT AAACGTAGGCATTAGACTCCGTGGGCGACAGACCAACCAAAGAGCAGAGATCCAC GCAGCCTGCAAAGCCATCGAACAAGCGAAGACTCAAAACATCACCAAGCTGGTTCTGTACACAGACAGTATGTTCACTATAAATG GTATCACCAGTTGGGTTCAAGGCTGGAAGGAAAAGGGGTGGAGAACAAGCACAGGGAAAGAGGTGATCAACAAAGAGGACTTCATGGAGCTGGAGAGACTCGCCCAGGGCATGGACATTCAGTGG ATGCATGTTCCTGGTCATTCGGGATTCATGGGCAATGAGGAGGCCGACAGGCTGGCGAGAGAAGGAGCTAAACAATCAGAAGACTAA
- the RNASEH1 gene encoding ribonuclease H1 isoform X3: MTRLLAVAHRAAWAVVRCSGRDRGALSMFYAVRRGRKPGVFLTWAECRAQVDRFPAARFKKFATEEEAWAFVRTSPGPDGSEGSPVPHNVASSPFGPPVEENLQGQKNEHVQEPQVKVSKRLREPLGEDERAEPCAKHVKQNPEPVPSVSKDTFSYMGEFVVVYTDGCCSSNGRRRARAGIGVYWGPGHPLNVGIRLRGRQTNQRAEIHAACKAIEQAKTQNITKLVLYTDSMFTINGITSWVQGWKEKGWRTSTGKEVINKEDFMELERLAQGMDIQWMHVPGHSGFMGNEEADRLAREGAKQSED, from the exons ATGACCAGGCTGTTGGCCGTGGCGCACAGAGCCGCTTGGGCCGTCGTGCGCTGCAGCGGCCGGGACCGCGGCGCGCTCAGCATGTTCTACGCCGTGAGGAGGGGCCGCAAGCCCGGCGTCTTCCTGACCTG GGCCGAGTGCAGGGCCCAGGTGGATCGGTTTCCTGCCGCCAGGTTCAAGAAGTTTGCCACCGAAGAGGAGGCCTGGGCCTTTGTCAGAACGTCGCCAGGCCCCGACGGCTCCGAAGGTAGCCCCGTCCCACACAATGTGGCATCCAGCCCGTTCGGCCCTCC AGTAGAGGAAAACCTTCAAG GGCAGAAAAATGAACATGTACAAGAACCACAAGTGAAAGTGAGCAAGCGCCTCCGCGAGCCGTTGGGTGAAGATGAACGTGCAGAGCCGTGTGCAAAGCATGTAAAACAGAACCCAGAGCCGGTGCCTTCAGTCAGCAAAGACACATTCTCTTACATGG GAGAATTCGTCGTCGTCTACACTGATGGCTGCTGCTCCAGTAATGGGCGGAGGAGGGCACGCGCAGGAATTGGTGTTTACTGGGGGCCAGGCCATCCTTT AAACGTAGGCATTAGACTCCGTGGGCGACAGACCAACCAAAGAGCAGAGATCCAC GCAGCCTGCAAAGCCATCGAACAAGCGAAGACTCAAAACATCACCAAGCTGGTTCTGTACACAGACAGTATGTTCACTATAAATG GTATCACCAGTTGGGTTCAAGGCTGGAAGGAAAAGGGGTGGAGAACAAGCACAGGGAAAGAGGTGATCAACAAAGAGGACTTCATGGAGCTGGAGAGACTCGCCCAGGGCATGGACATTCAGTGG ATGCATGTTCCTGGTCATTCGGGATTCATGGGCAATGAGGAGGCCGACAGGCTGGCGAGAGAAGGAGCTAAACAATCAGAAGACTAA
- the RNASEH1 gene encoding ribonuclease H1 isoform X1, whose amino-acid sequence MTRLLAVAHRAAWAVVRCSGRDRGALSMFYAVRRGRKPGVFLTWAECRAQVDRFPAARFKKFATEEEAWAFVRTSPGPDGSEGQKNEHVQEPQVKVSKRLREPLGEDERAEPCAKHVKQNPEPVPSVSKDTFSYMGEFVVVYTDGCCSSNGRRRARAGIGVYWGPGHPLNVGIRLRGRQTNQRAEIHAACKAIEQAKTQNITKLVLYTDSMFTINGITSWVQGWKEKGWRTSTGKEVINKEDFMELERLAQGMDIQWVSAPRGHPRGGTVRTTQREERFLYVTSGHQFQ is encoded by the exons ATGACCAGGCTGTTGGCCGTGGCGCACAGAGCCGCTTGGGCCGTCGTGCGCTGCAGCGGCCGGGACCGCGGCGCGCTCAGCATGTTCTACGCCGTGAGGAGGGGCCGCAAGCCCGGCGTCTTCCTGACCTG GGCCGAGTGCAGGGCCCAGGTGGATCGGTTTCCTGCCGCCAGGTTCAAGAAGTTTGCCACCGAAGAGGAGGCCTGGGCCTTTGTCAGAACGTCGCCAGGCCCCGACGGCTCCGAAG GGCAGAAAAATGAACATGTACAAGAACCACAAGTGAAAGTGAGCAAGCGCCTCCGCGAGCCGTTGGGTGAAGATGAACGTGCAGAGCCGTGTGCAAAGCATGTAAAACAGAACCCAGAGCCGGTGCCTTCAGTCAGCAAAGACACATTCTCTTACATGG GAGAATTCGTCGTCGTCTACACTGATGGCTGCTGCTCCAGTAATGGGCGGAGGAGGGCACGCGCAGGAATTGGTGTTTACTGGGGGCCAGGCCATCCTTT AAACGTAGGCATTAGACTCCGTGGGCGACAGACCAACCAAAGAGCAGAGATCCAC GCAGCCTGCAAAGCCATCGAACAAGCGAAGACTCAAAACATCACCAAGCTGGTTCTGTACACAGACAGTATGTTCACTATAAATG GTATCACCAGTTGGGTTCAAGGCTGGAAGGAAAAGGGGTGGAGAACAAGCACAGGGAAAGAGGTGATCAACAAAGAGGACTTCATGGAGCTGGAGAGACTCGCCCAGGGCATGGACATTCAGTGGGTGAGTGCTCCACGTGGTCACCCTCGGGGCGGGACAGTCCGAACCACCCAGAGAGAGGAACGGTTTCTGTATGTGACTTCAGGACATCAGTTCCAGTAG
- the ADI1 gene encoding acireductone dioxygenase: protein MVQAWYMDTSADDPRRPHRAEPSRAVGLEQLRRLGVHYWKLDADKFENDPELEKIRKERNYSWMDIITICKDKLPNYEEKIKMFYEEHLHLDDEIRYILDGSGYFDVRDQEDNWIRIFMEKGDMITLPAGIYHRFTLDEKNYVKAMRLFVGEPVWTAYNRPADHLEARAQYMGFLAQTA, encoded by the exons ATGGTGCAGGCCTGGTACATGGACACGTCCGCGGACGACCCGAGGCGGCCGCACCGCGCCGAGCCCAGCCGCGCGGTCGGCCTGGAGCAGCTGCGCCGGCTCGGGGTGCATTACTGGAAG CTGGATGCTGACAAATTTGAGAATGATCCAGAACTAGAAAAGATCCGAAAAGAGAGAAACTACTCCTGGATGGACATCATAACCATATGCAAAGATAAACTACCAAATTACGAAGAAAAG ATTAAGATGTTTTATGAGGAGCATTTACACCTGGACGATGAGATCCGCTACATCCTGGACGGCAGTGGGTACTTCGATGTGAGAGATCAAGAAGACAACTGGATCCGGATCTTCATGGAAAAAGGAGACATGATAACTCTCCCTGCAGGGATTTATCACCGCTTCACTCTGGATGAGAAG AACTACGTGAAGGCCATGCGGCTGTTTGTGGGAGAACCGGTGTGGACGGCGTACAACCGGCCAGCTGACCACCTCGAGGCTCGGGCGCAGTACATGGGATTTTTGGCGCAGACGGCGTAG